The Culex quinquefasciatus strain JHB chromosome 2, VPISU_Cqui_1.0_pri_paternal, whole genome shotgun sequence genome contains the following window.
aaataataataagaatTAATCATAttcgtttgaaaatttgaatttgcctctaaaatttatttttgtaatttagtttGACAATATTCCGAtatattccaaaaatcacaatttaataaatcatctgaaacaccaaatcgatcagaaaaaaattccttctaaagatatttttttttggattttcgtATGAGATAGCAGAGAATTATCCGTTGCagtcagcgatggaataattaTCATcagaagaaaatcattggacgttcatcaagagaaaaaaatcgaaaagaacatggctctcctcctcgcgcacgaaagatcggtaaatggaatctaaaaaaatcctcatcttgattattcagcgGAACATCttattcactactacacttgcaagtgtaacgtcacacgacgaaaaatgacctgtcactatTTGTAGATGGACAATGTGtgcaaacaaagcgaaataaatacttttaagtggtgctgataaagaaattcacgaaaaatcatcagcagattaattttcttgaaaatttcgggagcgatgttCTTTTGTGTGATTTCCTCCTCTCTCacagcgaaattgattttttttgttgcgattattccatccctggttgCAGTTGTAATTGTAaaattagggggagagggggtaatatgcaccccctaagggaaaactgtgatttctcaaccataacatcaattctgtggaagaattttgttagatgttctaaaacaactattattcttcatcatccatgtgaaaaaaaagttctgaaaaacctcaaaattgtttaaaaatgcaaatttctaaaaacatttttgattcattccaAACAATCATGCGAGGCAATATGCACCACAACATTGGgacaaaatgcactacaacaacggggcagaATGCTCCAcaacaatggggcaaaatgcactgggTAAAAGCAGTCACCGggttcactagtcaccactagatgacactgctgtttttacaaaggagcatcacagcggtgcattttgccccgaccacgcttattacataaattcaattaaaaatacatgttttaatgtttttggactcatctatctatagaataatgaagattatggcaaaaactatctaAATCatcacttacaatatcaataaatgctttttatattgtccaaaaatcatattgaaagttcaataaaaattagatgaaaacacaacattttaaagttttgcaaataactttggCTGTTTTTATCCTACCATGCTCAAACTTTTCAAGCATAGTTttacaatgttaagcttccaatttctatgatttttccctGGAAAATTCTTCCCAAAACTGAGAAATACttggggtgcattttgccccgggggtgcatattaccccctctccccctactaactattttcaattgtttattTCAATAGAAATATTGCAATGTTATTTGTGTTTATAATGAGCAGccaagaaaattatttttattgaactaATTCAGACCAAatcttgttgttttttttttcattatattacTATATTTTCGATTTATATGGTTTATTTTAACCCTAATTTGGTcctaaaaaaaagcataaattgATGATAAAGTACTCTCTGGCTGTctatcttctcgatatcaatattgctccagctgtcaataaaattttaaatcctctcaaatagattgctttgatttttcgttctatagtttctcgacggtcccttcaatattgacaatgtgagagtccactgtattattgttcacaacaataaagcttattttccacaaagtgtttaaaatcgattttaaaatcaattttgaaaaattaacttcgcgaCCCTACTTGACAGAAActatcctacttgacagctcgttctaaggggaccatagttgatccatcgaaaaatgttgtcctgtattttttttctaaataattgggtactaaagccctatgtcaatttttatgtacaacggtaaaaaacacggttaaaccatttctgatcactttttttcattttaatgcaaacaaaatattgacaagacaacatttttttcatggatcaactatggtctccttggaacgagctgtcaagtaggaccttttctgtcaagaaggaccgtgaagttaatttttaaaatttgaattaaaaatccattttaaatccattgcgatcgttcaaagggtcattgtactcagaaaaataagctttatcgttatgagcaataatatcacaaatttatacttcattttaggacccaattgacatagggctttaggaccctattataTATAACACTCAACTCCTGGTGGTTAGTCACCGTTGCTTTGACAAAATCAAAAGTTTGGTAGTGagcgtgaactccgtgtaaaaggggtgtcaaactaaaaaatgaccCCATTCGTTTGACaatagttggtgtcaaaccatcggggtttgagtgtatttttcAAAGCGTGTTAgtttaatggtttttttttataatataaaacatgattttttgcattcaGCAGAAGATTTagcaaaaaacattttcctaTAAAATAGTCTTTAAAACTAGGTGCAAAACATGCATTTCAGATTTATTTCATGTGCTCATAATATTttcttgccgatttttttatggacgtcatattttttcatattaatatGTTTTTTCTTAACAACGTTTTCGACaagtatgtatttttttcaagtaaaGTGTGCCTAACATACAAGGCAAATCTACTGCAATACATTTTAATTTAGTTCCCCTACTGAATACTAGATGTCGCATTCAATcagcttgcatgcaatcttCTACGCAACTCAATTGATATCACAACGTGTTAGCTCATTCTCAAATCAACCGTTTCCCTACAAAATGCTCAGCATCTCATCGTTTCGACTCGACTTCCCGGTACCGCACCGTTCGGCGCACCTTCCGATTAACGCCCACCACTTCCCGGTCCGGATCGTACAGCCCCAGATAGGCATCGCACCCGGAACAGTGCAGATGGTGCTTGGTGGGCGAGGTGAACAGACACGGCAGAAAGCAGAACGGCCAACAGGTCATAACCCAGGCGGCACCGGCTGCCGAGCTGGAGTACCGATCCGCCGTGGACCGAATTGTGGGAAGTCGCTGTTGGCCACACTCGGGACAGCTGACGCGGGACCGGGCGGGACGCCACGAGGCCACTGGAATAGATTTGAGTCAATTTAGCTTGTGAAATTTGAGTTACTTAATTACCGGTAGTTTTATAGAACATCCTCCGTTGTCTTGGGTGGCGCGTTAGGAAGTCCGACTTTGTCGGAAGATTTTCATCCGCTTTCTGCCCTAAACTTGTTCTAAGTTGCCTCTGAATATCTCTGGCTGACTTGGGAGCACCAACTTTAGCCACTTTATGAGCCATTTCTGAATCGTTTTTCAAAGGGTGGTCCTGGTAGATTTTCTCTTTCTTTGCGCGAACTAGCTTGAACGGTTTGTCGGGGTGTTGTTCTATCAGGTGCTGAATCAGAAGGGATGTGTGCGATCGATTGTAGGCAAGGAC
Protein-coding sequences here:
- the LOC6049126 gene encoding uncharacterized protein LOC6049126 — encoded protein: MSYVAKCSICKEVLAYNRSHTSLLIQHLIEQHPDKPFKLVRAKKEKIYQDHPLKNDSEMAHKVAKVGAPKSARDIQRQLRTSLGQKADENLPTKSDFLTRHPRQRRMFYKTTVASWRPARSRVSCPECGQQRLPTIRSTADRYSSSAAGAAWVMTCWPFCFLPCLFTSPTKHHLHCSGCDAYLGLYDPDREVVGVNRKVRRTVRYREVESKR